One Natator depressus isolate rNatDep1 chromosome 6, rNatDep2.hap1, whole genome shotgun sequence DNA window includes the following coding sequences:
- the ZDHHC22 gene encoding palmitoyltransferase ZDHHC22 has translation MLVLRVLNVVAPAYFLCISLVTFVLQLFLFIPSMFKDPSTTPLFSPALLHGALFLFLSANALGNYILVIQNSPEDLGKCLNSGGGAEVVADRPDGSRSPCSALPSTHFCRLCARVTQRHDHHCFFTGNCIGSRNMRNFIMFCLYTSLACLDSLVAGVAYISAVLSMSFANPLAFLTLLPHSISQFFSGALLSSEMFVILMLYLWLGIGLACAGFCSHQILLILRGQTRYQVRKGMVVRARPWRKNLQDVFGKRWLIGLLIPVLNVGSDYHRHKDK, from the exons ATGCTAGTTCTCAGGGTGCTCAATGTTGTTGCTCCAGCCTACTTCCTGTGCATCTCCTTAGTGACCTTCGTCCTCCAGCTCTTTCTCTTCATCCCCAGCATGTTCAAAGACCCTTCCACCACCCCACTTTTCTCTCCTGCTCTGCTGCATGGggccctcttcctcttcctctcagCTAATGCCCTGGGGAACTACATCCTTGTGATACAGAACTCCCCTGAGGACCTGGGCAAGTGCCTGAACTCGGGCGGAGGAGCCGAAGTGGTGGCGGACCGGCCGGACGGAAGCAGGTCCCCTTGCTCAGCCTTGCCCAGCACCCACTTCTGTAGACTGTGTGCCAGAGTCACCCAAAGGCATGACCACCACTGTTTCTTCACAGGGAACTGCATCGGGAGCAGGAACATGCGGAACTTCATCATGTTCTGCCTCTACACCTCCTTGGCTTGTCTCGACTCCCTGGTGGCAGGGGTGGCTTACATTTCTGCAGTGCTCTCTATGTCCTTTGCAAACCCACTGGCCTTCCTCACCCTCCTGCCTCACTCCATCAGCCAGTTCTTCTCAG GAGCTCTCCTTAGCTCTGAAATGTTTGTCATTCTCATGCTGTACCTCTGGCTCGGAATTGGACTTGCCTGTGCTGGCTTCTGTTCCCACCAGATACTGTTGATCTTACGCGGGCAAACTCGCTACCAGGTGCGGAAGGGGATGGTGGTAAGAGCCCGGCCCTGGAGGAAGAACCTGCAGGATGTTTTTGGGAAGAGGTGGCTAATAGGACTTCTCATTCCTGTGCTAAATGTGGGAAGTGACTATCATAGGCATAAAGACAAGTAA